A genomic window from Triticum urartu cultivar G1812 chromosome 7, Tu2.1, whole genome shotgun sequence includes:
- the LOC125522272 gene encoding alpha-1,3-arabinosyltransferase XAT3-like has protein sequence MKAGSNESSKKLVSGWALAVWLLLPLVVLVVLKTDCLPQVTVRQLFAQFSFTQPAGDGSVNKVPSSGTENATQQEAVGVARLKAAHDPVVGAPPPTALSNETAAGGADANGDLKNQTELLAMNGERDGFGVNSDVAAPRSRLSCNFSFYRMNICTMEGDVRTHGKAGTVYVVSASDDSYRPENGTVTIRPYPRKWEKPTMQLAREVTIRSSGPGAADTAPPRCTVTHDVPAVVFSTGGYSSNFFHAVTDIVIPLYNTAREYDGRVQLVVTDYSRKWIAKYRHVLAALSAYPVIDFDADNDVRCFPKVHVGIESHKELGINPVLSHRGYTLMDFRDFLRSAYSLKRAWSTPVNRTTGGRPRLVMLLRRHSRALTNEAEAVAAAAEVGFEVVAAGPEAVRDMAHFAEVVNSCDVMVGVHGAGLTNMVFLPHNGTAMQIIPWGEMKWPCWSIFGETVPDMGLRYVEYEATAEETTLKDVYPRDHPVFTNPVSIHKQGFDQLWKIFLDGQNVTLDINRFRGFMQQIYQDVTVT, from the exons ATGAAAGCCGGGAGCAACGAGAGCAGTAAGAAGCTCGTGAGCGGATGGGCGCTCGCGGTGTGGCTCCTGCTCCCTCTCGTCGTCCTCGTCGTGCTCAAGACCGATTGCCTGCCGCAGGTTACAGTTCGACAACTCT TTGCACAGTTCAGCTTCACCCAACCTGCAGGAGATGGATCGGTTAACAAGGTTCCGTCTTCAG GCACAGAGAATGCAACGCAGCAAGAAGCAGTTGGCGTAGCCAGGTTAAAAGCCGCGCATG ATCCGGTCGTCGGAGCGCCACCTCCCACCGCATTAAGTAACGAGACGGCCGCCGGCGGCGCCGATGCCAACGGAG ATCTCAAAAATCAAACGGAGTTGCTTGCCATGAACGGTGAGAGAGACGGTTTTGGGGTAAATTCAG ATGTGGCAGCGCCAAGAAGCAGGTTGAGTTGCAACTTCAGCTTTTATCGCATGAACATCTGCACCATGGAAGGCGATGTCCGTACGCACGGCAAGGCCGGCACCGTCTACGTGGTCTCGGCGTCCGACGACAGCTACCGGCCGGAGAACGGGACGGTCACGATCCGCCCGTACCCGCGCAAGTGGGAGAAGCCGACGATGCAGCTGGCCCGAGAGGTGACCATCCGCTCGAGCGGCCCGGGTGCCGCGGACACGGCCCCGCCACGGTGCACGGTGACGCACGACGTCCCCGCGGTGGTCTTCTCCACCGGCGGCTACAGCAGCAACTTCTTCCACGCCGTGACGGACATCGTCATCCCTCTCTACAACACGGCGCGGGAGTACGACGGCCGCGTCCAGCTCGTGGTCACCGACTACAGCCGCAAGTGGATAGCCAAGTACCGGCACGTCCTCGCCGCGCTCTCCGCCTACCCGGTCATCGACTTCGACGCCGACAACGACGTGCGCTGCTTCCCGAAGGTGCACGTCGGCATCGAGAGCCACAAGGAGCTAGGGATCAACCCCGTCCTCTCCCACAGGGGCTACACGCTGATGGACTTCCGGGACTTCCTGCGGTCGGCCTACTCGCTGAAGCGCGCGTGGTCAACGCCCGTCAACCGGACCACCGGCGGCAGGCCTCGCCTCGTCATGCTGCTGCGGCGCCACTCGAGGGCGCTCACGAACGAGGCGGAGGCCGTCGCGGCCGCCGCGGAGGTCGGCTTcgaggtggtggcggcggggccGGAGGCCGTGCGCGACATGGCCCACTTCGCGGAGGTGGTGAACTCGTGCGACGTGATGGTGGGCGTGCACGGCGCCGGGCTCACCAACATGGTCTTCCTCCCGCACAACGGCACGGCGATGCAGATCATCCCGTGGGGCGAGATGAAGTGGCCGTGCTGGAGCATCTTCGGCGAGACGGTGCCCGACATGGGGCTCCGGTACGTCGAGTACGAGGCCACCGCCGAGGAGACGACGCTCAAGGACGTGTACCCAAGGGACCACCCCGTCTTCACCAACCCCGTCTCCATACACAAGCAGGGATTCGACCAGCTGTGGAAGATCTTCCTCGATGGCCAGAACGTCACCCTTGACATCAATCGCTTCCGAGGGTTCATGCAGCAAATCTACCAGGACGTCACCGTTACATAG